Proteins found in one Pseudoxanthomonas sp. SL93 genomic segment:
- a CDS encoding VOC family protein — protein MPQTLSLITIVVDDYDRAIAHYCGALGFELREDADHGGGKRWVRVAPPGSTETCLLLAQASTDEQRARIGDQTGGRVGFFLQTDDFWRDHARMTAQGVEFLETPREESYATVAVFRDAYGNRWDLLQPAS, from the coding sequence ATGCCACAAACCCTCAGCCTGATCACCATCGTCGTCGACGACTATGACCGCGCCATCGCGCATTACTGCGGGGCGCTGGGTTTCGAGCTGCGCGAGGATGCCGACCACGGCGGCGGCAAGCGCTGGGTGCGCGTGGCGCCGCCCGGCAGTACGGAAACCTGCCTGCTGCTGGCACAGGCCAGCACCGACGAACAACGCGCGCGCATCGGCGACCAGACCGGCGGGCGCGTCGGTTTCTTCCTGCAGACCGACGACTTCTGGCGCGACCATGCGCGGATGACCGCGCAGGGCGTTGAATTCCTCGAAACGCCCCGCGAGGAAAGCTATGCCACCGTGGCCGTGTTCCGTGATGCCTACGGCAACCGCTGGGACCTGCTGCAACCCGCCTCCTGA
- the rdgB gene encoding RdgB/HAM1 family non-canonical purine NTP pyrophosphatase, which produces MKLVLASSNYGKLEELRSLLADSGIELIAQSDLGVEDADETGTTFVENALIKARHACQMTGLPALADDSGICVDALNGAPGLYSARYAGEHGNASRNIDKLLEALRDVPDDARSAHFYCVLVLLNHANDPQPLIVEGEWRGRILHARQGDGGHGYDPVFFDPQRGQSAAEIPLDDKNRISHRGKALASLKQRLLTRA; this is translated from the coding sequence GTGAAGCTCGTCCTCGCCTCCTCCAATTACGGCAAGCTGGAAGAACTGCGCAGCCTGCTGGCCGACAGCGGCATCGAACTGATCGCCCAGTCCGACCTGGGCGTGGAAGACGCCGACGAAACCGGCACCACCTTCGTCGAGAACGCATTGATCAAGGCCCGCCACGCCTGCCAGATGACCGGCCTGCCGGCCCTGGCCGACGACTCGGGCATCTGCGTGGATGCGCTGAACGGCGCCCCCGGGCTGTACTCCGCGCGCTATGCGGGGGAGCACGGCAATGCCAGCCGCAACATCGACAAGCTGCTCGAAGCGTTGCGCGACGTGCCCGACGACGCGCGCAGCGCGCACTTCTACTGCGTCCTGGTGCTGCTGAACCACGCCAACGACCCCCAACCGCTGATCGTCGAAGGCGAGTGGCGCGGCCGCATCCTGCATGCGCGCCAGGGCGACGGCGGACACGGCTACGACCCGGTGTTCTTCGACCCGCAGCGCGGCCAGTCCGCCGCGGAGATACCGCTGGACGACAAGAACCGGATCAGCCACCGCGGCAAGGCGCTGGCCAGCCTGAAACAGCGCCTGCTCACTCGCGCATAG
- the hemW gene encoding radical SAM family heme chaperone HemW encodes MLIPPPLALYVHLPWCVRKCPYCDFNSHQGKGALPFDDYIDALLRDLDQDLPLVWGRTVRSVFFGGGTPSLFPPEAIDRFLQAASARLRFAPGLEITLETNPGTAEHGRFEHYRAAGVNRISFGIQSFDDESLKKLGRIHDSREAEHAVKLAQDAGFDNFNLDLMYALPGQTLAMAEHDLQRAFALQPTHVSHYQLTLEPNTIFFARPPKGIPDEDHAWDMQEHCQALLADAGYGHYEVSAYARPGRQCAHNLNYWRFGDYLGIGAGAHGKITLGASQQILRRWKVKHPTSYLAQAGTPQAIGGDDDITPERRPFEFMLNALRLHEGFALADFPARTGLPLEAIADRLAVAGQRGWLTVGPTHVVPTALGRRFTNDVVELFLTA; translated from the coding sequence ATGCTGATTCCCCCGCCCCTCGCGCTGTACGTGCACCTGCCCTGGTGCGTGCGCAAATGCCCGTACTGCGATTTCAATTCGCACCAGGGCAAGGGCGCGCTGCCTTTCGACGACTACATCGACGCCCTGCTGCGCGACCTGGACCAGGACCTGCCGCTGGTGTGGGGGCGCACCGTGCGCAGCGTGTTCTTCGGCGGCGGCACGCCCAGCCTGTTCCCGCCGGAGGCCATCGACCGCTTCCTGCAGGCCGCCAGCGCGCGGCTGCGCTTTGCGCCGGGCCTGGAGATCACGCTGGAGACCAACCCCGGCACCGCCGAACACGGCCGCTTCGAGCACTACCGCGCCGCCGGCGTGAACCGCATCAGCTTCGGCATCCAGAGCTTCGACGACGAAAGCCTGAAGAAGCTCGGCCGCATCCATGACAGCCGCGAAGCCGAGCACGCGGTGAAGCTGGCGCAGGATGCCGGTTTCGACAATTTCAACCTCGACCTGATGTACGCGCTGCCGGGGCAGACGCTGGCCATGGCCGAACACGACCTGCAGCGTGCATTCGCCCTGCAGCCAACGCACGTGTCGCACTACCAGCTGACCCTGGAGCCGAACACCATCTTCTTCGCCCGGCCGCCGAAAGGCATTCCCGACGAGGACCATGCATGGGACATGCAGGAGCACTGCCAGGCGCTGCTGGCCGATGCCGGCTACGGGCACTACGAGGTCAGCGCCTACGCGCGGCCTGGCAGGCAGTGTGCGCACAATCTCAATTACTGGCGCTTCGGCGACTACCTGGGCATCGGCGCCGGTGCGCACGGCAAGATCACGCTGGGCGCAAGCCAGCAGATCCTGCGGCGCTGGAAGGTCAAGCACCCGACCAGCTACCTGGCCCAGGCCGGCACGCCGCAGGCCATCGGGGGCGACGACGACATCACCCCGGAGCGCCGCCCGTTCGAGTTCATGCTGAACGCGCTGCGCCTGCACGAAGGCTTCGCCCTGGCCGATTTCCCCGCGCGGACCGGCCTGCCACTGGAGGCGATCGCGGACCGCCTGGCGGTGGCAGGGCAGCGCGGCTGGCTGACCGTCGGCCCCACCCATGTGGTCCCGACCGCGCTGGGCCGGCGCTTTACCAACGACGTGGTCGAGCTTTTCCTGACCGCCTGA
- a CDS encoding DUF1631 domain-containing protein gives MPATRPPLPAAAPTTIASAPLPPRVRRVLQNLFDHISVDFIAALNGMLVEFEQQLFKQAEQARNNNRQAEHFVNLRALQKNRGELIPHYMFGLEAELAALRSPRDAAQQQAPARMDYQTLTLVEDAVMDQEIVLREVARRHETRANAQMLMLGQRFGVLAGTPAFEPETLPLGPNRLCHVLKDAALTLEVALDAQLILYRTFDVKVLQNYTEWAGTVNQFLSREGILPGLVYTPRRIRATDAIRRSPSDERSSGARPMTGWQGQAPASNWATLTPEQLNAVASAMTGTAHAPTAHAGDGGMGPAGAGGGTGSGTAPATPGSAADAGTPAATPEDLAGSFEVLQKLLSIRRGGLEADARAQASHGPGLVPGGDTGGDAAPSGGGSAGGAPADGSAAAPGQHAAAPMRRLLPTPDVLNTLQSLQAAPLPARAPDQRRRTVQDLQQQLLERVRAQHGPNASLASADSDTFELLDLLYNEIEREVQHDAPAADMLVRLQVPVVQAALRDRNFFLRAQHPARDLLNTVAESGATWLGDEDVDPQLVQKLHSAVETVVEKYEGDETVFEEANQDVQKHLQALARKAELAERRHVEAARGKDRLEVAKQRAADTLQDALREQQPQKFVQALLNQAWADVLTLTLLRNGESSGEWAEQLQTTLEIVAATTTENAPPNPELAAKVEKSLVQVGYHEDEAAAIARRLSSSEDDETTSRTELTARLKARTRLGDKAEAKKKIVEARTPQEQECYDYLRTLPFGTWFEFTRNQQGDVQRQRLSWFSPVTGNALFVNQRGQRVGEHSLDTLAHLMAKGQAQVVTEDRGRLIDRAWNATLNALRSLTGKRGDTPAGDAA, from the coding sequence ATGCCAGCGACACGACCGCCTTTGCCTGCCGCCGCGCCGACCACCATCGCGTCGGCCCCGCTGCCTCCCCGCGTGCGCCGCGTGCTGCAGAACCTGTTCGACCACATCTCGGTCGACTTCATCGCCGCGCTCAACGGCATGCTGGTGGAATTCGAGCAGCAGCTGTTCAAGCAGGCCGAGCAGGCCCGCAACAACAACCGGCAGGCCGAGCACTTCGTCAACCTGCGCGCCCTGCAGAAGAACCGGGGCGAGCTGATCCCGCATTACATGTTCGGCCTGGAGGCCGAACTGGCCGCGCTGCGTTCGCCACGCGACGCCGCGCAGCAACAGGCGCCCGCGCGCATGGACTACCAGACGCTGACGCTGGTGGAAGACGCGGTGATGGACCAGGAAATCGTGCTGCGCGAAGTGGCCCGCCGCCACGAGACGCGCGCCAATGCGCAGATGCTGATGCTGGGCCAGCGCTTCGGCGTGCTGGCCGGCACCCCGGCCTTCGAACCGGAAACCCTGCCGCTGGGTCCCAACCGCCTGTGCCATGTGCTGAAGGACGCCGCGCTCACGCTGGAAGTGGCGCTGGACGCACAGCTCATCCTTTACCGCACCTTCGACGTGAAGGTGCTGCAGAACTACACCGAGTGGGCCGGCACGGTGAACCAGTTCCTGTCGCGGGAGGGCATCCTGCCGGGGCTGGTCTACACCCCGCGCCGCATCCGCGCCACCGATGCCATCCGCCGCAGCCCGTCCGACGAGCGCAGCAGCGGTGCACGCCCGATGACGGGGTGGCAGGGACAGGCCCCCGCTTCCAACTGGGCCACCCTGACCCCCGAGCAGTTGAACGCCGTGGCCAGCGCCATGACCGGCACCGCCCATGCACCCACCGCGCACGCGGGCGATGGTGGCATGGGCCCCGCCGGCGCGGGCGGCGGAACAGGCAGCGGCACCGCCCCTGCCACGCCAGGATCCGCCGCGGACGCGGGCACGCCTGCGGCGACGCCGGAGGACCTCGCCGGTTCGTTCGAAGTCCTGCAGAAGCTGCTGTCGATCCGGCGCGGTGGCCTGGAAGCCGATGCACGGGCGCAGGCCAGCCACGGCCCGGGCCTGGTGCCCGGCGGTGATACCGGCGGCGACGCCGCACCCTCCGGCGGCGGCAGTGCCGGCGGCGCCCCCGCAGACGGATCGGCGGCTGCGCCCGGCCAGCACGCGGCCGCCCCCATGCGGCGCCTGCTGCCCACGCCCGACGTACTGAACACCCTGCAATCCCTGCAGGCAGCGCCCTTGCCCGCACGCGCACCGGACCAGCGGCGACGCACCGTGCAGGACCTGCAGCAGCAACTGCTCGAGCGCGTGCGCGCCCAGCATGGCCCGAACGCCTCGCTGGCCAGCGCCGACTCGGACACATTCGAACTGCTCGACCTGCTGTACAACGAAATCGAACGCGAAGTGCAGCACGACGCACCGGCAGCCGACATGCTGGTGCGCCTGCAGGTGCCCGTCGTGCAGGCCGCGCTGCGCGACCGCAACTTCTTCCTGCGCGCCCAGCACCCTGCCCGCGACCTGCTGAACACCGTGGCCGAATCCGGCGCCACCTGGCTGGGCGACGAAGACGTGGACCCGCAGCTGGTACAGAAGCTGCACAGCGCCGTCGAAACCGTGGTGGAGAAGTACGAGGGCGACGAAACCGTCTTCGAAGAAGCCAACCAGGACGTGCAGAAGCACCTGCAGGCGCTGGCGCGCAAGGCCGAGCTGGCCGAGCGCCGGCACGTGGAGGCCGCGCGCGGCAAGGACCGGCTGGAGGTCGCCAAGCAGCGCGCCGCCGATACCCTGCAGGACGCGCTGCGCGAGCAGCAGCCGCAGAAGTTCGTGCAGGCGCTGCTCAACCAGGCCTGGGCCGACGTGCTCACCCTCACCCTGCTGCGCAACGGCGAGTCGTCGGGCGAATGGGCCGAGCAGCTGCAGACCACGCTGGAGATCGTCGCCGCCACCACCACCGAGAACGCGCCACCGAATCCGGAGCTGGCCGCCAAGGTGGAGAAATCGCTGGTGCAGGTCGGCTACCACGAGGACGAGGCCGCCGCCATCGCGCGCCGCCTGTCCAGCTCGGAAGACGACGAGACCACCTCGCGCACCGAACTGACCGCGCGCCTGAAGGCGCGCACCCGCCTGGGCGACAAGGCCGAGGCCAAGAAGAAGATCGTCGAGGCGCGCACGCCGCAGGAACAGGAGTGCTACGACTACCTGCGCACGCTGCCGTTCGGCACCTGGTTCGAGTTCACCCGCAACCAGCAGGGCGACGTGCAGCGCCAGCGCCTGTCGTGGTTCAGCCCGGTCACCGGCAACGCGCTGTTCGTCAACCAGCGCGGCCAGCGCGTCGGCGAACACTCGCTCGACACGCTGGCGCACCTGATGGCCAAGGGCCAGGCGCAGGTCGTCACCGAGGACCGGGGCCGCCTGATCGACCGCGCCTGGAATGCCACCCTCAACGCCCTGCGCAGCCTGACCGGCAAGCGTGGCGATACCCCCGCCGGAGACGCCGCATGA
- a CDS encoding PilZ domain-containing protein: MIREFRRARRRNVPKPVTVFDLMTEQAIGRLGNVSESGMLLVATAPVQEDALYQLRFHLRDDRGQDIPIDVGAHLLWSAQANTPGQSFAGLRFLTIDREPLELLRRWVNAGPEAE; encoded by the coding sequence ATGATCCGTGAGTTCCGCCGCGCGCGCCGCCGCAACGTGCCCAAGCCGGTCACCGTGTTCGACCTGATGACCGAACAGGCCATCGGCCGGCTGGGCAACGTGTCCGAGTCCGGCATGCTGCTGGTCGCCACGGCGCCGGTGCAGGAGGATGCGCTGTACCAGTTGCGCTTCCACCTGCGCGACGACCGCGGGCAGGACATCCCCATCGACGTGGGCGCCCACCTGCTGTGGTCCGCGCAGGCCAACACGCCGGGGCAGTCGTTCGCCGGCCTGCGCTTCCTGACCATCGACCGCGAACCGCTGGAACTGCTGCGGCGCTGGGTCAATGCCGGGCCAGAGGCCGAATAA
- the pepQ gene encoding Xaa-Pro dipeptidase, whose protein sequence is MNAPASPSTELVPLYADHLATMKRRADEALARGGFDHLVVPSGTQHWQVFDDRDYPYAVNPQFKAWLPLTRVPYSWLVYTPGQRPKVIFYQPFDYWHVVPDAPSGWWVDHFDIHIIRKPDEALALLPPAARSAILGEPQSALGAHTPNNPEPVIQYLEYQRSYKTPYEITLMRQAQRLAVRGHRAAEAAFRAGQSEFGIHMAYCAAVGQDANELPYNNIIGLNEHAAVLHYTELQRTAPDPLRSLLIDAGASFHGYASDITRTYAYDTGSEFQAMIDAVDAAQQAMCAGVRGGVDYRQLHVDAHLTLMGILKDFGVITVSPEAAVASGVSAAFFPHGLGHPIGLQVHDVAGFAASDRGGRIERPAGHPYLRMTRVLEPGMVVTIEPGLYFIDLLLDEVKKNGHAASVDWARVDAFRPYGGIRIEDEVRCTTGDADNLTRPAFAEAG, encoded by the coding sequence ATGAACGCCCCCGCCTCCCCCAGCACCGAACTCGTCCCGCTGTACGCCGACCACCTGGCGACGATGAAGCGGCGCGCGGACGAAGCCCTGGCGCGCGGCGGCTTCGACCACCTGGTGGTGCCCAGCGGCACGCAGCACTGGCAGGTATTCGATGACCGCGACTACCCGTACGCGGTCAACCCGCAGTTCAAGGCCTGGCTGCCGCTGACACGCGTGCCGTACAGCTGGCTGGTATACACGCCGGGCCAACGGCCGAAGGTGATCTTCTATCAGCCGTTCGATTACTGGCACGTGGTGCCGGACGCACCCAGCGGCTGGTGGGTGGACCACTTCGACATCCACATCATCCGCAAGCCCGATGAAGCCCTCGCCCTGCTGCCACCCGCCGCGCGCAGCGCCATCCTGGGCGAGCCGCAGAGCGCGCTGGGTGCCCACACGCCGAACAATCCCGAGCCGGTCATCCAGTACCTGGAGTACCAGCGCTCCTACAAGACGCCGTACGAGATCACCCTGATGCGGCAGGCGCAGCGCCTGGCCGTGCGCGGCCACCGCGCGGCCGAAGCCGCATTCCGCGCCGGCCAGAGCGAGTTCGGCATCCACATGGCCTACTGCGCCGCCGTCGGGCAGGACGCCAACGAACTGCCGTACAACAACATCATCGGCTTGAACGAACACGCCGCCGTGCTGCACTACACCGAGCTGCAGCGCACCGCACCGGATCCGCTGCGCAGCTTGCTGATCGACGCCGGCGCCAGCTTCCACGGCTACGCCAGCGACATCACCCGCACCTACGCCTACGACACCGGCAGCGAGTTCCAGGCGATGATCGATGCGGTGGATGCCGCGCAGCAGGCGATGTGCGCCGGCGTGCGCGGCGGCGTGGATTACAGGCAGCTGCACGTGGATGCGCACCTCACCCTGATGGGCATCCTGAAGGACTTCGGCGTGATCACGGTGTCGCCGGAGGCCGCTGTCGCCAGCGGCGTCAGCGCGGCCTTCTTCCCGCATGGCCTGGGCCATCCCATCGGCCTGCAGGTGCACGACGTGGCGGGCTTCGCGGCCAGCGACCGCGGCGGCCGCATCGAGCGCCCCGCCGGCCACCCCTACCTGCGCATGACCCGCGTGCTGGAACCGGGCATGGTGGTGACCATCGAGCCGGGCCTGTACTTCATCGACCTGCTGCTGGACGAGGTGAAGAAGAACGGCCACGCCGCCAGCGTGGACTGGGCGCGCGTGGATGCATTCCGCCCGTATGGCGGCATCCGGATCGAGGACGAAGTGCGGTGCACCACCGGCGATGCCGACAACCTGACACGCCCGGCCTTCGCCGAAGCGGGTTGA
- a CDS encoding antibiotic biosynthesis monooxygenase, with protein sequence MSSDLGFCVIYRARVHPNKEAQYIAAWSRLTMLIRTERGGLGSRLHRGNDGLWYAYAQWESAEARAAAFALPAVDPAAQADMADAIIEYFPEILLDPVEDQLMPIHTRRTH encoded by the coding sequence ATGAGTAGCGACCTGGGATTCTGCGTGATCTATCGCGCACGCGTGCATCCTAACAAGGAAGCCCAGTACATCGCCGCCTGGTCCAGGCTGACGATGCTCATCCGCACCGAACGGGGCGGACTGGGTTCCCGACTCCATCGCGGCAACGACGGGCTCTGGTATGCCTATGCGCAGTGGGAAAGTGCGGAGGCGCGCGCGGCTGCATTCGCGTTGCCCGCTGTCGACCCGGCGGCACAGGCGGACATGGCGGACGCCATTATCGAATACTTCCCCGAGATACTGCTGGATCCGGTAGAGGATCAGTTGATGCCGATCCATACCCGCAGGACACACTGA
- a CDS encoding GFA family protein translates to MERFTGGCLCGNVRVVASGRPYRVGLCHCLDCRKHHGALFHASAIFPRDAVTVEGETRDYAGRFFCPRCGSSVFGCSGDEFELNLGSLDAPDQLTPTYELWTIRRESWLPAFPLTRRYAGDRDAGSRFEE, encoded by the coding sequence ATGGAGCGATTCACCGGTGGTTGCCTGTGCGGCAACGTGCGGGTCGTGGCGTCGGGGCGCCCGTATCGGGTCGGACTCTGTCACTGCCTGGACTGCCGCAAGCACCACGGGGCGCTGTTCCACGCCTCGGCGATTTTCCCGCGTGATGCGGTGACGGTGGAAGGCGAGACGCGCGACTACGCCGGACGTTTCTTCTGTCCCCGCTGCGGCTCGTCGGTGTTCGGCTGCAGTGGAGACGAATTCGAACTCAACCTCGGATCCCTGGATGCCCCCGACCAGCTGACGCCCACCTACGAGCTGTGGACGATCCGTCGCGAGTCCTGGCTGCCTGCATTTCCGCTCACGAGGCGATATGCGGGTGATCGTGATGCGGGGAGTCGGTTCGAGGAGTAG
- a CDS encoding YciI family protein: MSKSEFLLISRGQWDETASPQDVQDAIDRFYAWYEQGLADGVLKPGSRLETRGKRVTRDGITDGPFAEAKELVGGYWFIVADSLDDAARIAAGNPCLAFGLALEIRPLEAARARADDVTNETPPAWRSSGG, from the coding sequence ATGTCGAAGTCCGAATTCCTCCTGATCTCCCGCGGCCAATGGGACGAAACCGCCTCGCCGCAGGACGTGCAGGACGCCATTGATCGTTTCTACGCGTGGTACGAGCAGGGCTTGGCCGATGGCGTGCTGAAGCCTGGCAGCCGGCTGGAAACGCGCGGCAAGCGGGTCACGCGCGACGGCATCACCGACGGGCCGTTCGCCGAGGCGAAGGAACTGGTGGGCGGTTACTGGTTCATCGTCGCCGACTCGCTGGATGACGCCGCGCGGATCGCCGCCGGGAACCCCTGCCTGGCGTTCGGCCTGGCGTTGGAAATCCGGCCGCTGGAAGCCGCACGGGCGCGCGCCGATGACGTGACCAACGAAACGCCGCCGGCCTGGCGTTCGAGCGGCGGCTGA
- a CDS encoding aldehyde-activating protein, which produces MTAARARLEGGCHCGAISLAFSTSLIPDTTAPRACDCGFCRAHGAAWVSEAAAQLVIHAHRPDRLRRYRQGSQAAQFLLCGDCGVLVAVAFEEDDRTYAAVNVRCLDARDAFAPAVDASPQTLTPDEKVERWRRLWVRDVSIAG; this is translated from the coding sequence ATGACCGCAGCCCGTGCCCGGCTGGAAGGCGGCTGCCACTGCGGCGCGATCAGCCTCGCTTTTTCCACCTCGCTGATACCGGATACCACCGCGCCGCGTGCCTGCGATTGCGGCTTCTGCCGCGCGCACGGCGCGGCCTGGGTGTCGGAGGCGGCGGCGCAACTGGTCATCCACGCGCATCGGCCGGACCGGCTGCGCCGCTACCGCCAGGGCTCGCAGGCCGCGCAGTTCCTGCTGTGCGGCGACTGCGGCGTGCTGGTGGCGGTGGCGTTCGAAGAGGACGACCGCACCTACGCGGCCGTCAACGTCCGCTGCCTGGACGCGCGTGACGCGTTCGCGCCCGCCGTGGACGCCTCGCCGCAGACGCTGACGCCCGACGAGAAGGTGGAGCGCTGGCGACGCCTGTGGGTTCGCGACGTGAGCATCGCGGGGTGA
- a CDS encoding aminopeptidase P N-terminal domain-containing protein, with the protein MKAATGISAAEFARRRKQLMRMAGDDAILVLPAAPERIRSHDTHYPYRQDSDFWYLSGFPEPDAVLVLVPGRKHGETLLFCRERDLEREGWDGPRAGQEGAVNDYGTDDAYPIDDLDEILPGLLEGRSRVYYHFGRDADFDLKLIGWVRHVRAQVRQGAQPPHEFLELGHLLHELRLFKSKDELKLMRRAADISVQAHLAAFRAARPGVHEYELQAELERVFRANDAWPAYGSIVGAGRNACVLHYRANNAQARDGDLVLVDAGAEFRGYAADITRTFPVNGRFTAAQRALHDLVGQAQRAALSCARVGVPYEAGHVAAVETLTEGLLRLGLLKGKLEKHLAEGTYRRFYRHKTGHWLGLDVHDVGDYRIDGESRLLEAGMVFTIEPGLYVGHDDETVDPKWRGIGIRTEDDVLVTDGEPVVLTDALARSVDEIEAVMAE; encoded by the coding sequence ATGAAGGCGGCGACCGGCATCAGCGCGGCGGAGTTCGCGCGCCGTCGCAAGCAATTGATGCGGATGGCCGGCGACGACGCCATCCTGGTGCTGCCGGCCGCGCCCGAGCGCATCCGCAGCCACGACACGCACTACCCGTACCGGCAGGATTCCGACTTCTGGTACCTCAGCGGCTTTCCCGAGCCGGACGCGGTGCTGGTGCTGGTGCCCGGCCGCAAGCATGGCGAAACCCTGCTGTTCTGCCGCGAGCGCGACCTCGAACGCGAAGGCTGGGACGGCCCGCGCGCCGGCCAGGAAGGCGCCGTCAACGACTACGGCACGGACGATGCCTACCCCATCGACGACCTGGACGAGATCCTGCCCGGCCTGCTGGAAGGGCGTTCGCGCGTCTACTACCACTTCGGCCGCGATGCCGACTTCGACCTCAAGCTGATCGGCTGGGTGCGCCATGTGCGCGCGCAGGTACGGCAGGGCGCACAACCGCCGCACGAATTCCTCGAACTCGGCCACCTGCTGCACGAGCTGCGCCTGTTCAAGTCGAAGGACGAACTGAAGCTGATGCGGCGTGCCGCCGACATCAGCGTGCAGGCGCACCTGGCGGCGTTCCGCGCGGCGCGGCCGGGCGTGCATGAATACGAACTGCAGGCGGAACTGGAGCGCGTGTTCCGCGCCAACGACGCCTGGCCCGCCTACGGCAGCATCGTCGGCGCCGGCCGCAATGCCTGCGTGCTGCACTACCGCGCCAACAACGCGCAGGCGCGCGATGGCGACCTGGTGCTGGTGGACGCCGGCGCCGAATTCCGCGGCTACGCGGCCGACATCACCCGCACCTTCCCGGTCAACGGCCGCTTCACCGCCGCCCAGCGTGCGCTGCACGACCTGGTCGGCCAGGCCCAGCGCGCGGCGCTGTCCTGCGCCCGCGTGGGCGTGCCGTACGAAGCCGGCCACGTGGCGGCGGTGGAGACGCTGACCGAAGGCCTGCTCAGGCTCGGCCTGCTGAAGGGCAAGCTGGAAAAGCACCTCGCCGAGGGCACCTATCGCCGCTTCTACCGGCACAAGACCGGCCATTGGCTGGGCCTGGACGTGCACGACGTGGGCGACTACCGCATCGATGGCGAATCGCGGCTGCTGGAAGCGGGCATGGTGTTCACCATCGAGCCCGGCCTGTACGTCGGCCACGACGACGAGACCGTCGATCCGAAGTGGCGCGGCATCGGCATCCGCACCGAGGACGACGTGCTGGTCACCGACGGCGAGCCCGTGGTGCTGACCGACGCGCTGGCGCGCAGCGTTGACGAGATCGAAGCGGTGATGGCGGAGTAA
- a CDS encoding UPF0149 family protein — translation MSELPDFADVTQASRQLGLAVDTPELHGALCGWLAGGGANVAAWPARVLADDQLPEPAPGTPLDDLRLASVAQLEDRSFAFDLLLPASSSSLDDRAEALFAWCRGFLGGFGLAAGANAPLSEEGQEALQDLARLAKATPESSEDEEDEDALAELEEFVRVAVLLLHGDCVMGPRHRRSLN, via the coding sequence ATGTCCGAACTCCCCGATTTCGCCGACGTCACCCAGGCCTCCCGGCAGCTGGGCCTGGCCGTGGATACGCCGGAACTGCATGGCGCCCTGTGTGGCTGGCTGGCGGGCGGCGGCGCCAACGTGGCGGCCTGGCCCGCGCGCGTGCTGGCCGACGACCAGTTGCCCGAACCCGCGCCCGGCACGCCGCTGGACGACCTGCGGCTGGCCAGCGTGGCGCAGCTGGAAGATCGCAGTTTCGCCTTCGACCTGCTGCTGCCGGCCAGCAGCAGCTCGCTGGATGACCGTGCCGAAGCGCTGTTCGCCTGGTGCCGGGGATTCCTCGGCGGCTTCGGGCTGGCCGCCGGCGCCAATGCGCCGCTGTCGGAAGAGGGCCAGGAGGCCCTGCAGGACCTCGCGCGGCTGGCCAAGGCCACGCCGGAAAGCAGCGAGGACGAGGAAGACGAGGACGCCCTGGCCGAACTGGAAGAATTCGTCCGCGTCGCGGTCCTGCTGCTGCATGGTGACTGCGTGATGGGCCCCCGGCATCGCCGGAGCCTGAACTGA